The following nucleotide sequence is from Callithrix jacchus isolate 240 chromosome 12, calJac240_pri, whole genome shotgun sequence.
GCACTGGCTTTTGGGGTGTGGCCAGGCACTGAGGAAAGGGGTCTCAGCTCCAACATCATCTCCCCAGAGAGGCCTTCTTCTGGTCCTCTACTGAGAAACACCCACTCCTCTAGCCAGTCTTTGCCACCTTGCCATTCAGAGCACTTTCCATctgcttgaaattttttttgtgcATTCTGACTTGTGTGCTTGTGGTCTGTCCCCTTGCACACACCATGCCCCGAATACGTGGAGGAACACTTAGTAAGGGATCAGTTCCAGAGCCTGTTGAATGAGGGGTGAGTAGATTAacccttgttaattttgttttctcctctaGAATGGGCATCCCAAGAGAACAGGGACTGATACAGCAGGTGCCTAACTCATATCTATGGAATGATTGGTTCAGTAAACAATTCTCCACCACCAGTTGCTCCTCCTGGAGACTTAGGCTCTCCTAGGTGGGGCCCCTGCTCTTTCAGAGTCCCAGTGACGGTCTGTGCTTTTATTGTTGACTGAACAGGACTAATTGGAGGACTGCTATGGCATTCAGGCCATAACAAGTGTAATCATTTGGAATATCTCTGGGAACTGGTGGCAGGAGGTATTCTGTCAGGGAAGTGTGAGTCAGCAGCAAGCCCCTGCAAGACCAGGGTAGAGGAGAGCATTTGCAAATGGAAATAATGCTTTGTCTTCGAATGAAGTGCCCAGTGTGTGGGATGGAACCGAGTTCCCTGTACACCAGCCACCTGGGGATGGAAAGGGAAGGTGAGCAGGGTTGGGCTCCCTTGCTGGCCTGAGGACCCAACAATTGTGGGCCACCTGGGAGTAAACAGAAGCTAGTTGTATTGTGCCTTTCCTGGCTGGCTAAAAGAAGCAGGCAGTTATCTAACCCTTGACTTCAAAAATGAACAGGTTGTAAAACTGTATTAAATACAGGGAAACCTTCAAGGTGCTGCTTGAGGGGTTTATCATGTAAGCACAGGTCTCAGCCTTTCAGCAGCTCTTTGTTCTTTGATTAACCAAGAGGAGGCATTAGAGAGTTTTCCTGGCAGGGTGGCCTCTGGATTCAGGTGTGTTACTCTCTTGTGCTGGGTGTGGATGAGCACCAGGAGGGCTGCGGCCTCTTACAGGCCAGTAGCAGGCACAGCTCTGGTTACAGTCACCTGCACactgtactgaaaaaaaaaaaaaaaaacactgtattATGGGCATTTTCaaacatataaaatgcaaaaGGAGCTGGACgtagtgggtcacgcctgtaatcccagcactttggaaggccgaggtgggtggatcacgaggtcaggagttcaagaccagcctggccaagatggtgaaaccctgtctctactaaaaatacaaaaaaaatagccaggtggggtggtgcatgcctgtaatctcagctactcagaaggctgaggcagggaattgcttgaacctgggaggtggaggttgcagtgagctgagatcatgccacttcactccagccttggtgacagagccagacaaaaaaaaaaaaaaagggcagaagGATAGTGTAGTAGGCCTACCACCCATCAATCATGGCCAGTCTTGTTTCATCAATTTCCCTCTTACCCCCTGCTCACTGCTggatttttttgaggcagatccCAGATATACCATTTCATTCATTGAACATTTCAGTATGTATGTCTAGAAAAAAGCGCCCTTTAAAAAATGTGCCATGATACCATTATCACATCTAAACAATAGTAATGCTTAATATCAAATATGCAGTTGATACCTGTGTTTGCCTTTTGtcctgtggtttctttttttttttctttttttgagacggtgttttactctatagctcaggctggagtacatggtgcgatcttggctcactgcaacctttgccttctgggtttaagcgattctcccaccttagcctcacaagtagctgagttTATATGCGTGTGCccccacgcctagctaatttttgtgtttttagtggagacgaggtttcaccttgttggcagggctggtcttgaactcctcatctcaagtgatccgcccaccttggcttcccaaagtgctgggattacaggcgtgaccacgCCCAGCTTGTGCGTTCTTTTTACTGCTTGTTTGAAGCAGGATCCAGCTAAATCCACAGGTTGTAATAGGCTAATGTGGCTCTTACGTCTTTTGTACTCTGCAGgttcctctctgttttttttaatgatgtgGAAAAATCAGGTGGTTGGTCCTGTAGGGTTTTCCTGAGTCTGGATTTTGCTGATGGCTTCCTCATGATGTCATTTCATCCATCCCATTGTCCCATGTGGTTTCTATCCTTTGACAATTAGATCTGGAGGCTCAATCCCAtagagatttgattttttttcaaaatcagtttcctggtggtgatggtgatggcacTTGAGCAGTTTGCAGCTGTGGATAGTGATTTCCTAGATCCATTAACTCCCTAGGGGTTGCAGAAATGGTGATATGCCAATTCTGTTTTCCCTTCTTTATTACCTGAAGTCCTGCCGTCAGGAGAAAGCTCCTTTGTTAACTGTTTAtcctgaggtggaggttgtgtagGAAAGACGGGAtcactgcttgtttttttttcttttattcactgaTTTTCAAAATTATGAGGTGATTCCCCAGCACACTCCAAAAGTGACTAGTGAAGGTTTATCTTCCTTTTCTTGGATTCATATGAATGCGTGAGTGTAAACATACTTGATGAGTTTTCAATCTGCTGTAGATATACCGTCCTTACAATTGCTCAAAACCTGTCCTTATTCCCAGCACTAGTGGTGTTTGAACACTCCCTTGATGTCAGTATAACAAGATGCTCCAAGCTCAGCTTGTACATTTCTGCCTATTCCGGAACTGCCCAGGTCTCTGGCTATTTCCTGCTATTGGTTTGATCGTCACTTCTGGGCCCTTTCAGGAATCAGAGCCAGGAAAGGGTTTACGACATTTCTAACATACTGCAAATGACAGACTCAGGGTTTGTCCTTGACCCCATCAATCTTATGCCACCATTGCCTTTTAGAGATTCCAAAAATAGAGTTTTTCAAAGATGCCAGTACAATGGCTTGTTTGATTTCCCACAGCCCACATGCAACAGTCTTGGAATAACAATTCTAACACTATTACTACTGACTGGTAATAGAAAAGATTTTGTGAATGTTTTTCTGCAGTTCTGTTAGTCTTTAGGGAATATTCCATTAGTCAATTAGAATAGTTCCTCTCTGTGTACTTATGCCACTAAGTGGACATACTTACTCATTTGATTAATTTCACTTTCAGTTTTTAAgacttaattttgttttatattaatgtaaaatatttacaaggTTTGAAAGTCAAATCCTCAAagcaagatgtttttaaaaatctggcttcggctgggcgcggtggctcaagcctgtaatcccagcactttgggaggccgaggcgggtggatcacgaggtcaagagatcgagaccatcctggtcaacatggtgaaaccctgtctctactaaaaatacaaaaaattagctgggcatggtggcacgtgcctgtaatcccagctactcaggaggctgaggcaggagaattgcctgaacccaggaggcagaggttgcggtgagccgagatcgcgccattgctctccagcctgggtaacaagaccgaaactccatctcaaaacaaacaaaaaaaatctggcttCTAGCCCTGCCTGTATATCCTATTTTGTCCCCTCCCCTAGatgataatttttcttacagtttttgttttatgaTGTGCTCTTCTAATGCATGTATTTATCTTTGTCTCCTCTTTCTTAGATAATGGATAGCTCACCATACACACTTTTCCagaatttgctttttttgcttAACAATATTTTTTGAAGAGTCCCTCGTAGTGTCAGACGGGGATTTTCCTCATTCCTTTCAGTGACCCTGGAGTACTCTCGTGTGGATCGCCCATATCCATGTGCCAGTCTTCTGCTAATAGACAGTGGAGAAGTTTCTAGATTTTCACTATTACCAGTGGCACCGCAGTGAACACCTGTGGGCATAggtctttttctgttttgccaGGTGCATGTTATACTTCTAAACCAGGCTAGGCTCCTGCCACCTTTCTGGCTGTGGCTGGGTCTCGTTGGCAGCGGTGCAGTGACTGCAGGGTAGAGACATAAGGAAGTTTAACATTtggaagtggggagagaggggcTGGGGCCCAGAGCCTCACCCTGGAGGAGGTCTGTCCAGCTGGGTCCCAGCCCTGCTCTGCTCTTTTCCCTGCTCCCAGATCCGAGGTCACCATGTGGCCCAGCTGGACCCCCTGGGCATTCTGGATGCAGACCTGGACTCCTTTGTGCCCTCAGACTTGATCACAACCATTGATAAACTGGGTAAGACTGAGGACCCTTCCTTGGGTTGGCCATGGCAGTGCTATGTGAGTGACCCAGGAAGGGGCTCATGGAGCCTGGGCACAGCCTGATCCTCAGGAATCCATGGGGCTCAGAGAGCAGCCCACAGGGCCCCTTTCTACTTGCCTGTGTACTGCCTGTTGTCCCTGAGAAGGATGCCTGCCACCTTCCCTAGCTGGTGCCCCATGTGATCAAGGCTGAGAGGCCTGTCCACCCTGCCACCCTGGGGTGACTCTCACCCCTGCTCCCCAGGCTGGACCCAGAGGGAGAGTACTGGGGAGACCGGGAGGTCTAGGGAAACTGAGGGGGCTCCACCTGGGCCTCACCTCCTTCCCTCCACTCTACTGCCCGGGACTCGGCCACGCTTCCTTCTCCAGCCTTCTATGACCTGCAGGAGACTGACCTCGACAAGGAGTTCCAGCTGCCCATGACCACCTTCATCGGGGGCTCTGAAAACACCCTCTCTCTGCGGGAGATCATTCGACGCCTGGAGGTGAGCACAGGCGGGTATGTGGGGTGCAGCTGAAGCAGCTCTCAGGAGCTTGCCAGAGGGTGGGAAGGCACTGTCTTTTTTGTTCCAGACAGCAGGGATGTCAGCTATCCCTCTTCTCGCTCCTCATGGGGTCCCAATGTGTCTCCCCAGAACACCTACTGCCAGCACATTGGCCTGGAGTTCATGTTCATCAATGATGTGGAGCAGTGCCAGTGGATCCGGCAGAAGTTTGAGACCCCTGGTGTGATGCAGTTCTCCAGCGAGGAGAAGCGGACACTGCTGGCCCGGCTGGTGCGCTCCATGAGGTTGGTACCACCTGGAGGGCTGAGTGGCTGGAGGTCCTGTTCCAGGGCTCTATGAGACATCCCAGGCCCTGGCTAAGAGAGCAGGATGGTGCCCTGGCTCAAGGCAAAGCAGGTCAGGTGGGCAGGGATGAGGCTCTAGGAGAACATGATGGCAGGGACACTGAGCCAGGCCAGAAGTGACGGGAAGTGGCTGTGGGAACGTTTGGGCAGAGAGTTGACCCTGGTGTGGAGTGAGTGTGGCAGCACCGCCTGTCAGCCCACTGGACTTTTCTGAAGCTGGGTCCTCCAGGGCTACAGGAGTTTGGGGAGCACCTGATTCAGCTGCTGGATGCAAAGTGGATTCTTAATCAGTGAGGTGTGGGCTGGGTTTGGATTCAGCTGGGTGGAGATCTTTGGGACTTGGCAAGAGAGCCCTTTGAATGTGGCAGGAGGGTAGTGAGCTAGGAGCAGGTGGGCTGTGCCCTGTTGGAGAAGTTTGGCTTGAGGAAGAGAGGGTGGCAGCCAGGAAGGGTGTAGGCAGAGGCCTTTGGTTCAGCTGGGAAGATTTCCAGCCTCCCCTAACCCTGTGTTCCTTGCTGGGTGGGACAGGTGTGGTATCCATGGTGGGCTCTGGACCATGTAGACGGAAGGAGACTTTATGGCTTCCTCTGTCCCGGGCATTCAGCTCTGAGCACTCATAAATAGCCCCTGTGAGCCCCAGTTCCATTGCTCTccatccctttccctttcctctccccctcctcttcctaaGCAGGTTTGAAGACTTCCTGGCCCGGAAGTGGTCCTCAGAGAAGCGGTTTGGCCTGGAGGGCTGTGAAGTGATGATTCCTGCCCTCAAGACCATCATTGACAAATCCAGTGAGATGGGGATCGAGAATGTCATCTTGGGGATGCCACACAGGTGGGCCCTCTTTCCACCTGGCACCTTGGCCATTCTCCTCCAGCCCAGGGGACGGAGGTGGGAGGGATGAGATGGAAATCAGAGCAGGGGTGTTGGTGGGACCTGGGGGTAGAGGTGGGTGGCCTGGAAAGTTCTGAGTCCCTGGGCCTAGTCTGCTCATCACAGAAATTGCCAGGCACTCAGCCAGAATCAACCGGGGCATGGGACTAACCAGGGTATCAGGTGCCCTCTCTGCCTGGCCATGTTGCCACTGTCCCTAGCAAGGGTGAGATTTCAGAAAGGGATGTGTCGTGCTTCTTGAGGTTCCTATGGACAAGAAGAGGTGGAGGGGTTTCTTTTGGGGAagggagggcagggcctgggtAAGTGGTCCCAGGTTGTGTCTCCCGGAGGGAGGTCTGTGGAGGTGAGCCGAGGGTCTCTGACCTGGCTGCAAGCTGACTGCCTGTTTCCCTTGACATTGATGAAGACCTGGGAGGCTTGCTCAGCATTGTGGCATTATCTCTGAGTTGGAGCCTGTGGGGAAGCAGAAGAGGGACTGCAGACTGGGGGACAGACACCTCTGTGGCCAGGGGTCCTGATGAGTGGACATGTGAGGGTGTGTGGAGCAGCCTGAGGGAAGGGCCCTGGGCCTTTCCTGTGACCAGAGAGTTGCCTGTGGTTGGGCAAGCCCAGGGCCACATCAGCATGAGGGCATCCAAATGCATGGTGAGGGGGTTCCCATTGTAGCTGGACTGCCAAGAGCTTGGGGTTTGTCTGTCATAGGGGGCCTGGGAATGCCCATGTCTGGTCAGAGGGTCAGGCAGAACTGGTCCAGAGGCCTGAGGCAGCAAGGACACATGGGACTTCAGGCCTTGGGCTATTACAGCAGCAGGAGAGGATGGTGCCTGGTGATCGGATGGCCTGAGGAGGGCTCTGGGCATGAAGGGGCTGTGCTAGGCCAGGTCAGGCCTCCACAGTGGGGGAGGGGACCCTGAGGCCTGCGGGCTTTGCCAGGTGAGAGCCCGGCCCCTCTGGCTCCAGGGGCAGGCTGAACGTGCTGGCCAACGTGATCCGCAAGGACCTGGAGCAGATCTTCTGCCAGTTTGACCCCAAGCTGGAGGCAGCGGATGAGGTGGGTGTTATGCCCAGGTCCCAACAGCCCTGGAGAGCTGGATATTTGGGAGGTGGACTGGGGAGGGTCTGGGCCAGGAACTTCCAGGCTCCGATAAACCTTGAGATGGATGCACGTGGAGAAGTCTGTAGGAGAGAGGCCGGGTTGCCTGACGCCCCTAGGGCTTTTTGGAGCAAAGGTTGCAGTCTGTTCTCTAGTAGCTGGGAGAGCCCTCAGATAAACTGGGTCTCCCTCCCTGTTTTGagctagggaaactgaggcccagaggtgCAAAGGCTTGCTGGAAGTTGCTCAGCTATGCCCCTGGGGCTGTGCCTCCATGCCCAAAGTCCTGTCCACCAGCCAGGAATGGCTCTCTTGATCATTTGTTTGCCCAGCAAAGCCTTGGGAAGTCAGGATGGTTTTCTGTGCCCATCAGCCTGCTGAGGAAATGTTGTTCCTGCTCCTATCCCCTCCCTGGGAGGCCTTTAGCCTAGACTGCCTGGCCTCTTTCAAAGTCCTGCCCATCTTCCCTTTTGGTAGCTCTCTAGGTCCTCTGGGTTGTAAGCCTGTCACTCCCTCCTCTGTGTCCCTTTGCCCTCAGGGCTGTCTTTCCTGCTGTCTCCAGCCTGCTCTCTCtctggtgtgtgtttgtgtgtgcacgcgtgtgtgctCACGCACGTGCATATGCATGCAAATGACTGTTCCAAGGTCATCGGCCGGTTGGACCAGAGCAGTGATTAGGACCCACACCTGCTGGCTCCTAGCGCATGTCTTTCTGACATTCTGTTCCTTTTGTTCTAAGACCttcacctctctaagcctcagtttgctcttctgtaaaacagagataaaagCGCATGCCCCAGAACGGTTGTGGTGAGTCAAAGATGACCTGTGTGTATACTAGAAAACTTGGCCAAAGgatgtttaaaatgaaattgctattttttttcaaCTGGAAAAGAAATTGATCAttgtaaaaacaacaaacaaagaaagGTTATACAATGAGAATATGCTCCTCTGCAAGACTCCATTCCCGTGGCCAGTTTTGTTTCTGTGGTTCTGTTGTGTTTAGGTGTGTACTTCTAGAAACATTTCATGCAGCTACAAACACACCTCTTTGTCCAGTGCAGCCTTATTTGTAAGAGGCCATGGGCATAGCTGTGACGCCAGGTGGCACCTTGCTGTTTTCACTTAACAGGTTGTCATTGTTTCCTGCCTGCCCTTGTGGGCCGCCCCAAGCTTCTTACCGCTGGAGCTTCCCTCGTGCTGGACGTTGGGTTGTTCTAATGAGGGTCCTTGCGCACGTGTGAATGAGTTTATCTGTTAGATGGTGTCTGAGCAGTGCAGTGGCTGGAGCTAAGGGGCTGGGACTGAATGAGCCTCCTAGGAGCTGGTGATGTCAGCGAGCCCATCCACGGTGGATGGCGGTGCTAGAGTCCCCACCCCGCTTCCTCCCACACAGTCTCGAATCCTTTCATCTTTTCCAATATGATAGGTGCACAAAAGGATTTtgttgaaatgtatttctttgttcTGAATTCAGTTGCTtatcttttcacatgcttttgagccatttgtgtttttctgtaaatTCCTACTTGTGGCTTTTACTCATTTCTTGATGGAGTTTTTGGGCTTTATCTTCCTGATTTGTAAAAGTGTTTTGTACATTGAGGGATTCACCCTTTGCCTGCATTTGTTTATGAACATTTTTCTCAGCTTGATTACTTTCCCCTATCGTCGGGCATGTGTTTGCTCCCCCATGACACATTGGTTAGAACTTAGCTACCTTTGGGGTTTTCTGGGCTTAGGATATTGTGTAGAATGCCATAAGTCTTCCCTGCTTCGGGATCATAAAATGCTGTGTGTCCCTCGTTGCTGCCGTTGGCGTGAGGAGTCAGAGGATTCAGCTGCAGTGTTTGCTGGTGGCCTGGCCGGGGGGTCTCTACGCTGACACTTAGGTgctgccctctctccctgccttcccCGCTGCCGGATGGCTTTCCCCGCTCTCATGCTCTCCTGCTCTGTGGTCAGTGTGCAGAGAGGCTCAGAGCTGAGGCCAgggtccctgccttcctccctcagaCCAGTGAGGAGTGGTGATGTGATAAGGAGAGAGGGGATCAGGGGCAGCTCGGCCCTCTGAGGCAGTGGGATCTGGGGAACATGCCAGCCTGATTGTGGACTGCAGTGCCTGCCTGTATGTCTACCTGTCTGGTGGGAAGGGGAGGGTCCATCATGTTcccacctccaccttcagggCTCCGGGGATGTCAAGTACCACCTGGGCATGTACCACGAAAGGATCAACCGTGTCACCAACAGGAACATCACTCTGTCGCTGGTCGCCAACCCCTCCCACCTGGAGGCGGTGGACCCTGTGGTGCAGGGGAAGACAAAGGCAGAGCAGTTCTACCGTGGAGATGCCCAAGGCAAGAAGGTGAGCTCGCCTGCGGAGCTCTGAGGACCTGGGCCCCATGGGGTGGGTATCGGAGGGCTGGGCTCTGAGTCTCCACAGCACAGGTGCAGAGCTGGGCTACATGAGCTGGGGCATGCAGCCCCTCCTGGCTCACACTTGCTCTGCAGGTCATGTCCATCCTGGTTCATGGGGATGCAGCCTTTGCCGGCCAGGGCGTGGTGTACGAGACCTTCCACCTGAGCGACCTGCCCTCCTACACGACCAACGGCACTGTACATATTGTCGTCAATAACCAGGTGAGCGTGTAGGCTCCATGCCGGGTCTCACAGTGTCAGCATCCCTGGAAATCCATGTAGCAGCTTGGGGGAAAGTGAGGTGGTCCTGGCTCTGACCCCACTGCCATGCTGCTTACCAGTTGTGACCCCAGGCAGGACCCTCATCTCCCCAGCCTTGGCACCCTGGTCTGTGAAATTAGGGGACACAAAAGAGAGGGATAGGCAGGGCTGGAAGGACCACAGGAGCACTGGTGTAGGAAGTGCCTCATAGAGGCTGGCTGTGTGCTGCCCCACATGGGTGATCTCAGACACAGGGACCTTGGTGCCCTTTCTCTAAGGCAGCTGAGCTTCTAACAGCTCATCTGAGTCTAGAAAGCCCTGTGTTCACTGCCTTATTTGCATTAAGTCATGTCATTGTCCTTGAACATCCCATGAGGTGGGAATTTGAGTGAGccctttttatagatgaggaagctgaggctgcggGAATGTAAGCGCCTTGCCCCAGGTGGCAGTTAGCAGCTGTTGGGACTGGGATTTTCCAGGCCTGTGTTCCTCACTACCAGTGTGTCAAAGTTATTGGCTAAAAAGAGCAGGGTGCACCTGGCTGGTGCTTCTGCTGTTCCCGCGGGAGCTGCTGCCATGTCTAATTGTGGGGCTGCTCGCTGTTACCCTGTTGGGTCCCACATCCCTCCTGAGCACCTCAGTGGACCTTGAGGCAGCCCCCTGCTCAGTCTCCGAGGCTGGCACCTTCTGTCTTATTCTAAGCAGACTGAGAGGTGCAGCAGGTTCCTCCTACCTCTACAGATTGGCTTCACCACGGATCCCCGGATGGCCCGCTCCTCACCATACCCCACCGACGTGGCCCGGGTGGTCAATGCGCCCATCTTCCATGTGAACGCCGATGACCCAGAGGCTGTGATATACGTGTGCAGCGTGGCAGCCGAATGGAGAAACACCTTCAACAAAGATGTTGTCGTGGACCTGGTGGGTCTGGGGACTGAGGCCAAGGCGTGAGTGGGTGGCCCATCCCCACTGTGCTGAGCCAGCCAGGTCTTCAGCATCTTCAGCACTCAGGGCTAGGAGTGCTACTTGGATGAGAGATGTAGTGCCACCAGGAGCAATCTGTGCAAAGGCCTGGAATGGGACATTCATTAAGTGATAGGTGATAGTGGGGCTCGAAGGGGCCCCAGAGGGTGTGCCCTGCCTGACATTCCCCAATTTTGCAGCAGCTACATTGACCACACAGTGTAGGGGAGGGCCTGAGCCCCTCTGGCTGCTCCTGCAGGTCTGTTACCGCCGGCGTGGCCACAACGAGATGGATGAGCCCATGTTCACCCAGCCACTCATGTACAAGCAGATCCACAGACAGGTGCCTGTGCTCAAGAAGTATGCAGACAAGCTTATTGCTGAGGGCACGGTCACCCTGCAGGAGTTTGAGGTAGGCAGGTGGGCTGCATGGCTGCCGAGGACAAACTTTGGGTGGGGACCCTGGGGAAGGATTATAGATGTTATCAGCCCAGGGCTGGACACTAAGGATTTAAAGAAGTCACCACTATGGTCCTTGTCCCCAAGAGGGCCTGTTACCAAAGGGGACCAAGAACTAAGGATGCAATTACAGCCAGGTGGGACACAGTGGGTACTGCATTGTGGGGGAAGACCAGCCCTAAGCAAGGCTTCCTGTAGGAGGCAGCCCTGAGCTGGGGTTTTCCCCATAATTATCTATGGAGTGTTGGTCCTTCCACCTTCAGGGAGCTCTGAGAGTAAGGACTACAAGTTTCTGGAGTTGTCCCCAAACCCCTTGCTGAGTACACTGCAGACCTGCCCAGTCTCGTGATACCTGTGCAGGATCCTCTGAACTTTGAGACTTTGGCTTCTAGCCATAGGTCCCTGCAGGCCAGAGACAGAGTTCTAGAACATAGTGACGGGGACCAGGACTTACGAGTCCAGGTGGATTGCGCCTCTGGCTGCTCGGGGCTTTGCTGCTCTGTTCATATCTTTGTCCTGATTCCAGGAAGAAATTGCCAAATACGACCGGATCTGTGAGGAGGCTTATGGCAGGTCCAAAGATAAAAAGATCCTGCATATAAAGCACTGGTTGGACTCCCCCTGGCCCGGTGAGTGAGCGAGCAGTGTGTGGCTCAGAGGGACTCTCCTGGGCCTTGAGGTTTTGCACTGGGATTAGGACTAGAATGGCCCTGGTTGAGAGCTGTCATTGCCTACCCTGGAGGCTATGGGCCCTGTCCTTGAGACCCCAAAGCTGTGTGGGGCCAATTCCTGCAAGTTGAGGATACCAGTGCTCTCTGAGCATGAATGGCCAGGTGCTCACTGAAAGGGAGGACAGAGCCAGGTGGGAGAGGAAGCCCTGGGAACTGGCTGCTTGGGATCAGGGGACCTCCCTGGGGGGCAGGGTTAGATGAGCCGTGACCCTGGGGCCCAGAGGTGGGTGTTGGGCCTGTTGGGGGAGCTGCAGCTGTGGCTGTCCAGCTGTCCCAGATCCCAAGGGTGGGCTCAGGGCGAGTCTGAGTGCTGGTGGAGTTTAGGAAGCCATGGGCTTCTCAGTCCTGGGGAAGCAGGCTGGCCAGGGGGATCAGAGCCTACCACTGACCCAGTGTAGACAGAGCCTCTCTCCCTCTCAGGCTTCTTCAATGTGGATGGAGAGCCCAAGAGCATGACGTGCCCAGCCACAGGCATCTCTGAGGACGTGCTCACCCACATCGGCAGCGTGGCCAGCTCTGTGCCCCTGGAGGGCTTTAAGATCCACACTGGTGAGGTTGCTGGGCAGGCTGCAGCCCGGTCTGCTGGCCCTGCCCCGATGTTGTGCCTTGAAGGGAGGTTGATTGGGACTCGAGGGAGTCAGTGTGTCACGTCCCTGCTCAGTCCGCAGTGGGTCGGCATAGCTCTCCACACCTGTTTGTGCCCCAGTGAGGTGCCCATGACAGTAGCTCTCAGGGTGGGCGTGGTCAGCTGGGCAGCTCCAGATGCCACACTTCTAGCTGGGTACCAGTGACTAGTCTTAGATTGGGCACCTTGGATTTTCCAAATGCCTTTGTTGGGAGTCCCTGGGTCAGGCAGGAGAGCAGGAAAGCAAGGGCTCCCTATGGAGGGGCTGGAATGCAGCCTGAAATGTGGGCAGGATTCTGCAGCTGAAAGGACTTGCTGGGGCCTAGACCACTGACCAAGGGCAGCCCTATTACTCCGGGGTGAGCCTGGACAGTGGGTGGTCACCGATGGCACCCCTTGGCTGGGGCCACTGTGGCCATTTCCTGGGAAGTCTGGAGGGTCCCCCGTGGCTGTATTGGGGCGCCTGTATACCCTATGACC
It contains:
- the OGDHL gene encoding 2-oxoglutarate dehydrogenase-like, mitochondrial isoform X3 — translated: MSQLRLLPYRLGAQAARLLAAHDVPVFGWRSRSSGPPAAFPSSKGGGGSSYMEEMYFAWLENPQSVHKSWDSFFRKASEEASYGSAQPQPTSVARESRSAVSSRTKTSKLVEDHLAVQSLIRAYQIRGHHVAQLDPLGILDADLDSFVPSDLITTIDKLAFYDLQETDLDKEFQLPMTTFIGGSENTLSLREIIRRLENTYCQHIGLEFMFINDVEQCQWIRQKFETPGVMQFSSEEKRTLLARLVRSMRFEDFLARKWSSEKRFGLEGCEVMIPALKTIIDKSSEMGIENVILGMPHRGRLNVLANVIRKDLEQIFCQFDPKLEAADEGSGDVKYHLGMYHERINRVTNRNITLSLVANPSHLEAVDPVVQGKTKAEQFYRGDAQGKKVMSILVHGDAAFAGQGVVYETFHLSDLPSYTTNGTVHIVVNNQIGFTTDPRMARSSPYPTDVARVVNAPIFHVNADDPEAVIYVCSVAAEWRNTFNKDVVVDLVCYRRRGHNEMDEPMFTQPLMYKQIHRQVPVLKKYADKLIAEGTVTLQEFEEEIAKYDRICEEAYGRSKDKKILHIKHWLDSPWPGFFNVDGEPKSMTCPATGISEDVLTHIGSVASSVPLEGFKIHTGLSRILRGRADMIKNRTVDWALAEYMAFGSLLKEGIHVRLSGQDVERGTFSHRHHVLHDQEVDRRTCVPMNHLWPDQAPYTVCNSSLSEYGVLGFELGYAMASPNALVLWEAQFGDFHNTAQCIIDQFISTGQAKWVRHNGIVLLLPHGMEGMGPEHSSARPERFLQMSNDDSDAYPAFTKDFEVSQLYDCNWIVVNCSTPANYFHVLRRQILLPFRKPLIIFTPKSLLRHPEAKSSFDQMVSGTSFQRVIPEDGVAARAPEQVQRLIFCTGKVYYDLVKERSRQGLEEKVAITRLEQVCWPGPSGCTSHRKQEHSPGVTEEVSGYCLQSPGL
- the OGDHL gene encoding 2-oxoglutarate dehydrogenase-like, mitochondrial isoform X4, which codes for MTTFIGGSENTLSLREIIRRLENTYCQHIGLEFMFINDVEQCQWIRQKFETPGVMQFSSEEKRTLLARLVRSMRFEDFLARKWSSEKRFGLEGCEVMIPALKTIIDKSSEMGIENVILGMPHRGRLNVLANVIRKDLEQIFCQFDPKLEAADEGSGDVKYHLGMYHERINRVTNRNITLSLVANPSHLEAVDPVVQGKTKAEQFYRGDAQGKKVMSILVHGDAAFAGQGVVYETFHLSDLPSYTTNGTVHIVVNNQIGFTTDPRMARSSPYPTDVARVVNAPIFHVNADDPEAVIYVCSVAAEWRNTFNKDVVVDLVCYRRRGHNEMDEPMFTQPLMYKQIHRQVPVLKKYADKLIAEGTVTLQEFEEEIAKYDRICEEAYGRSKDKKILHIKHWLDSPWPGFFNVDGEPKSMTCPATGISEDVLTHIGSVASSVPLEGFKIHTGLSRILRGRADMIKNRTVDWALAEYMAFGSLLKEGIHVRLSGQDVERGTFSHRHHVLHDQEVDRRTCVPMNHLWPDQAPYTVCNSSLSEYGVLGFELGYAMASPNALVLWEAQFGDFHNTAQCIIDQFISTGQAKWVRHNGIVLLLPHGMEGMGPEHSSARPERFLQMSNDDSDAYPAFTKDFEVSQLYDCNWIVVNCSTPANYFHVLRRQILLPFRKPLIIFTPKSLLRHPEAKSSFDQMVSGTSFQRVIPEDGVAARAPEQVQRLIFCTGKVYYDLVKERSRQGLEEKVAITRLEQISPFPFDLIKQEAEKYPRAELAWCQEEHKNMGYYDYISPRFMTILRRTRPIWYVGRDPAAAPATGNRNTHLVSLKKFLDTAFNLQAFEGKTF